The window ATTTGTCCGCCTGATTAATAGTATGCTTTGGCGGCGCTATAACAGGTCGTTTGCAGCCTGTTTCCGACGTCACGCAGCCGCGCCGTCAGGAAATCCTCGAACCAGCCGCCGATCTGCGGCAGGCTGATCAATAAGCGATGATTGTCATCGACAAAGTGCAGGGTGCAACGATGCTGGCTTCCCCATTTGAGCACATTCTGCGGCTCAATCAGATGGTCCCGCCAGCCATGCACGACTTCCGTATGCGGCGCCGATGGCTCCAGCCAGGGTTCTGCATAGCCGGACAGGCCGATTGCTGGGGCCAATAAAAACAGGCCCTCGACGGGATGATCCCGGGAAACTT is drawn from Hahella sp. KA22 and contains these coding sequences:
- a CDS encoding alpha/beta hydrolase: MWRVIFSHGRDSGPWGGKIQYLSDIAGRMGFSITSVDYRGMSDPDERAEHLLKQLPGDERLILVGSSMGAYVSLKVSRDHPVEGLFLLAPAIGLSGYAEPWLEPSAPHTEVVHGWRDHLIEPQNVLKWGSQHRCTLHFVDDNHRLLISLPQIGGWFEDFLTARLRDVGNRLQTTCYSAAKAYY